In one window of Gossypium hirsutum isolate 1008001.06 chromosome A01, Gossypium_hirsutum_v2.1, whole genome shotgun sequence DNA:
- the LOC107917738 gene encoding protein IQ-DOMAIN 1 isoform X1: protein MGSGNWLRSFICLKKYKPNRSKQAKTPSIQVHSSNEKSNGDERVEEHEGPEVAAAGSSQSSPGIAVEQRAAAKIQKAFRSYRARKAVRRLRDAGRFKNILIQGHTVKKQTRSTLSYLHSWCNVQSQIRARRICMVTEGRLKQKKMENQMKLEAKLHELEVEWCGGSETMEEILSRIQQREEAAVKRERAMAYAFSHQWRANASQYLGQASYGAGKENWGWSWIERWIAARPWEVRIHSQPIHPKKTHGRQASKSEKEMKVSASVKPCLPNGKVAPKAKNGAPSDG from the exons ATGGGTTCAGGAAACTGGCTTAGATCATTCATTTGTTTAAAGAAATATAAACCAAACAGATCCAAACAAGCAAAG ACCCCATCAATACAGGTACACTCGAGTAATGAAAAATCAAATGGTGATGAAAGGGTAGAAGAACATGAGGGTCCTGAAGTGGCAGCGGCTGGGAGTTCACAAAGCAGTCCTGGAATTGCCGTTGAACAAAGAGCGGCTGCTAAAATTCAGAAGGCATTTCGGTCTTACagg GCAAGAAAAGCAGTCCGCCGGCTGAGAGATGCGGGGAGATTCAAGAACATATTGATACAGGGACATACAGTGAAGAAACAAACAAGAAGCACGCTAAGCTATTTACATTCATGGTGCAATGTCCAGTCTCAAATCCGAGCTCGGAGAATATGTATGGTTACAGAAGGCAGGCttaagcaaaagaaaatggaaaaccAGATGAAGCTTGAGGCTAAACTCCATGAACTGGAG GTAGAATGGTGTGGTGGGTCTGAAACTATGGAGGAAATTCTTTCCAGAATTCAACAGAGAGAAGAGGCAGCGGTTAAACGTGAACGAGCCATGGCATATGCCTTCTCCCATCAG TGGAGGGCAAATGCGAGCCAATATCTTGGACAAGCATCCTATGGTGCAGGCAAGGAGAACTGGGGTTGGAGCTGGATAGAGAGATGGATAGCTGCAAGGCCATGGGAAGTGAGGATTCATTCTCAGCCTATTCACCCAAAGAAAACTCATGGCAGGCAGGCAAGCAAATCGGAGAAAGAGATGAAAGTTTCGGCCTCGGTGAAACCCTGTTTGCCAAATGGGAAAGTTGCTCCAAAAGCCAAAAACGGCGCCCCATCCGATGGCTGA
- the LOC107917738 gene encoding protein IQ-DOMAIN 1 isoform X2, with protein sequence MGSGNWLRSFICLKKYKPNRSKQAKVHSSNEKSNGDERVEEHEGPEVAAAGSSQSSPGIAVEQRAAAKIQKAFRSYRARKAVRRLRDAGRFKNILIQGHTVKKQTRSTLSYLHSWCNVQSQIRARRICMVTEGRLKQKKMENQMKLEAKLHELEVEWCGGSETMEEILSRIQQREEAAVKRERAMAYAFSHQWRANASQYLGQASYGAGKENWGWSWIERWIAARPWEVRIHSQPIHPKKTHGRQASKSEKEMKVSASVKPCLPNGKVAPKAKNGAPSDG encoded by the exons ATGGGTTCAGGAAACTGGCTTAGATCATTCATTTGTTTAAAGAAATATAAACCAAACAGATCCAAACAAGCAAAG GTACACTCGAGTAATGAAAAATCAAATGGTGATGAAAGGGTAGAAGAACATGAGGGTCCTGAAGTGGCAGCGGCTGGGAGTTCACAAAGCAGTCCTGGAATTGCCGTTGAACAAAGAGCGGCTGCTAAAATTCAGAAGGCATTTCGGTCTTACagg GCAAGAAAAGCAGTCCGCCGGCTGAGAGATGCGGGGAGATTCAAGAACATATTGATACAGGGACATACAGTGAAGAAACAAACAAGAAGCACGCTAAGCTATTTACATTCATGGTGCAATGTCCAGTCTCAAATCCGAGCTCGGAGAATATGTATGGTTACAGAAGGCAGGCttaagcaaaagaaaatggaaaaccAGATGAAGCTTGAGGCTAAACTCCATGAACTGGAG GTAGAATGGTGTGGTGGGTCTGAAACTATGGAGGAAATTCTTTCCAGAATTCAACAGAGAGAAGAGGCAGCGGTTAAACGTGAACGAGCCATGGCATATGCCTTCTCCCATCAG TGGAGGGCAAATGCGAGCCAATATCTTGGACAAGCATCCTATGGTGCAGGCAAGGAGAACTGGGGTTGGAGCTGGATAGAGAGATGGATAGCTGCAAGGCCATGGGAAGTGAGGATTCATTCTCAGCCTATTCACCCAAAGAAAACTCATGGCAGGCAGGCAAGCAAATCGGAGAAAGAGATGAAAGTTTCGGCCTCGGTGAAACCCTGTTTGCCAAATGGGAAAGTTGCTCCAAAAGCCAAAAACGGCGCCCCATCCGATGGCTGA
- the LOC107917737 gene encoding transcription factor TCP4, with protein sequence MGDSRHQAATSSRLGIRHSGGEIVEVQGGHIVRSTGRKDRHSKVCTAKGPRDRRVRLSAHTAIQFYDVQDRLGYDRPSKAVDWLIKKAKPAIDELAELPPWNPETLNTTTSIAKTSNQEDQNATTATDNDKPYQFHINHSGNLVENLAAGSGTRRRTATIMGNEVQSLQQQEMGDNPNNNSGFLPPSLVSDEIADTIKSFFPLGASSETPSSSIQFQNYPPDLLSRTSSHSQDLRLSLQSFPEPILLHHHHHHAQAATAQAHHSEPVLFSGASSLAGFDGSSAGWEHHHQHPAEIGRFQRLFAWNNSGAAADSSGGGGAGGSSGVGGGFIFGTPPPQSLPTAFGQNSQLFSQRGPLQSSNTPLVRAWIDQPISTTDQHQHQHHHHQQHHHHQIPENIHHHAALSGIGFTTPGVFSGFRVPARIQGEEDEHDSIANKLSSASSDSHH encoded by the coding sequence ATGGGAGATAGCCGCCACCAAGCTGCAACATCGTCAAGATTGGGGATAAGGCACTCTGGAGGGGAGATCGTTGAGGTCCAAGGAGGTCACATTGTTCGGTCAACTGGAAGGAAAGACCGTCACAGCAAAGTTTGTACTGCCAAAGGTCCTCGAGACCGACGTGTTCGTCTCTCAGCTCACACCGCCATCCAGTTCTACGACGTCCAGGACCGACTTGGCTACGACCGTCCTAGCAAAGCTGTGGATTGGCTTATCAAAAAAGCCAAACCTGCCATTGACGAGCTCGCTGAACTACCTCCTTGGAACCCTGAAACTTTGAATACAACCACTTCGATCGCTAAAACTAGTAACCAAGAAGACCAAAACGCGACAACCGCAACCGACAATGATAAGCCGTATCAGTTCCACATCAACCATAGTGGAAATCTGGTGGAAAACCTTGCTGCTGGGTCGGGTACTCGGAGAAGAACGGCTACAATAATGGGGAATGAAGTTCAAAGTCTTCAGCAACAAGAAATGGGAGATAACCCCAATAATAATTCGGGTTTTCTTCCACCTTCTTTAGTTTCTGATGAGATAGCGGAtacaattaagtcttttttcccATTGGGAGCTTCAAGTGAGACGCCGTCTTCTTCCATACAGTTCCAGAATTATCCGCCGGATTTGTTGTCGAGGACCAGCAGTCACAGTCAAGATCTTCGGCTTTCACTACAATCGTTTCCGGAGCCGATTCTTTtgcaccaccaccaccaccacgcCCAAGCTGCTACAGCTCAGGCACACCACAGTGAACCTGTTTTATTCTCTGGGGCCAGCTCATTAGCTGGTTTCGATGGGTCATCTGCTGGGTGGGAACATCACCACCAACACCCAGCGGAGATTGGAAGGTTCCAGAGATTGTTTGCCTGGAATAATAGCGGTGCTGCTGCTGATAGTAGCGGTGGCGGTGGTGCTGGCGGCAGTAGCGGTGTAGGAGGAGGATTTATCTTTGGCACTCCTCCACCGCAGTCACTGCCGACGGCTTTTGGCCAAAACAGCCAATTGTTTTCTCAGAGGGGACCCCTTCAGTCCAGTAACACGCCCTTGGTTCGTGCTTGGATAGACCAGCCAATTTCCACAACCGACCAACACCAACACCAACACCATCATCATCAACAACATCACCACCATCAAATCCCAGAAAACATCCATCATCACGCTGCTTTATCTGGCATTGGATTCACCACACCTGGTGTATTCTCTGGGTTTCGCGTTCCAGCACGAATTCAGGGCGAAGAAGATGAGCACGACAGCATTGCCAATAAGCTGTCCTCTGCTTCATCTGATTCTCACCATTGA